The nucleotide sequence GATAATGAGATTGGCACAAAAGGGACCCCATATTTTCCAGTTTTTTGTTGTGGTGAATATGAGAACTTTAGTTATGAAGAACATGACTGGCATATACAATCTCTACATTAAATGGATTACTTTCCCCAATAGATTCCATTTGCGGAAGTTGTGTATGATTCACTTTGTAGTCAGAGGCTCAACACTATGTCTTAAGCATAAGTACACAGTTTAGATTCTTAAACTGCAGTTAAGTGCTTATTTGTGCTGCACTTTTCCCCTGGTTACTTCAGCTCCTCAAATATTTGCCAGACATGACTTGTGTTGGACTAGCTGGCAGAAGTTTGATGAACCCCTTCGATCATCAGAACAACCCAACAATTAATGTCTAATAACTGTTTTAATTCTTCTAGCTGAAAGTGTGTCCCGATTACATGAAGCTCCTGCTTTGTGATGGTTATTTTTTATGCACCATTATCCTTCTTTTGCAAAGAGCCTATTTCATTGCTACCATGGCTCGCCTAAACCTTCTAAAAGCCCACAAAAATAGAACATTGGACTCCATTTGCTACTACTAAAATGTATTTGAGCATGAACAGCAGGCTATAGACACGTTTACAATGCTGAATTTATCTTCATGCAAGCAATTTTAAcgatttggatttatttttcatgatgTCTTTGTGCAGCTCTTTTATGCGGAGTACTTGCTCATACCGTTGGTGAGGTGAAATGTGAAGAACTCGGCTGGGAAAGATGTTGCCATTCCCGCTCTCCCCATCCTTCTTGTGCCGTGGCTTTTGTTATATGGTTGGTATATTGCTACCGTAAGATGAGCTATGAGATTGTATTCGGTATAGCTCACTGTGTTGTTGATCCGTAGTGAAATGAGTGCCTTtgcctctctcaatctctcttccaAATTGAATTGCATGCCCTGCTTGAATTTGATTGTATGAAGACCCCAGCAGGCCATCTTATAAGGCCGCTGCATGATGTCCTTAAACAATTCCAAAACAAACAAATCTCCTGCATTACATGGAACATATTTTGAAGGCTCGAGTTCAATTGCCATGTCCAACTCCAACATGAGACTTAAGGTGGCCACGTGTTATGTTCTTAAGTGGGTTTTCCAGAATGGAAGGGTTTTTGATACTATTACTAGTACCTCATCTCATTGATGTTATTTATAGAGACTTCGATGATCTTTTGGTACATGAGAATCAGAGGTGCCAAATTGGTTTCACTACACAGGTAGAGGGGGGGTTGGATGAAAGTACgagttatttgaaattaatttaaccttCTGCTACGgaaaaaacaagagaaaaaagggaaagaaaaactGTCTTCCAGTGTTTACATATGTTAAGAAGCATTGTCATCATATTCAGTTGCACAGACGTATGCATTCTTTGTAAGGCATAGGCACATTTCATCAAAGATCATTGCCCTGCAAGGCCATGGACGGGTACTTCTCCCTGATGGAATATTTGGGTTCTGTTTGGaagtatttttatgattttacatttttcatgtggttgggctcataatagtgaaaaaaaattattctttttcctGTGGAAGAGAAGCATGAATTTGAAATTCCTCAACTAAAATTATGcttgtaaaaatatttgttattaatataGTTGAAAATTTCTGAGTAATATTGAGCGTGCACCTAGCTCCATTATGATTGTCTGTGTTAATTGGCAGTAACTTATTTCATCATAtattctttatggataattaaaaaagtatttCTCTAAGTACTAAATTATTTTGAGTAAATAACACTCATGTTGAGCTATTGTAAgtaaaatacacacacacacacaattcagCAACAAAATATCTGGCTTCTTGAAACTTCGTCTCAGCGACTACTGTCCAGCCACGTGGCACCTTCAGAGTCATGAGGTGGATAAGCCATTTACTGCATacagtataatatatataattcagcAAAGATGAAAAACAGGacagaaaatcaaagaaaaccagaTTGGCCAACATTAAAGCCGACATAGATCAATAGCAGAGCAAGAATTTAAGGTGCAACAAACACAGATACTGTGTTTCCTAGTTGAATCCAGCTGCAAGATGTCCATAGCTTTCTATCAGCAGAGCTTCCTGGCCAACGCCCTTTCTTCAACCCTCAAACCCACCAATAAAAACAGGAACAAGCTTGTGATTCCTTTGAATGACAGACCCATCTCATCTGTGTACCAATCTGATGATCCCAAAGATTCCTCAAggtaaatacataaatatatgtttatatgtatatatatatatatatctaatatagtTACCCCAATCCATGACAGAGGTAAGATTTCTATGCCCAATTTGAAGCTCACTGAGCATCGGGTTTCTTTCTTTATCCTTTCTCTGTAAATAGGTTACAATAACTGAGCTGATTTCCTAACAGTTTTCTGGGACAATTTTTGGTTTGGAATCTGTGTTTACAGGAAGAATGAGAATCAATTGGCAAAGCTGGCAATAGTGACATTGGCAGCTGGGGTTTTGACACTGGGTTCAGTTGACCCAGCATCAGCCGCCAAGACCGGTGGCCGGGTCGGCGGTCAGGCCTTCCGGTCGTCAGCTCCCCAGTCGTCCTTACCAAGAATCAACAATTCAAGGTAACTTTATGAATCTTCAAGTGCATTTAATTTGTGGTGGATCCCAATTTGGCTACCCTCGAGGGGCATTTTAGAGTTGAAGAAAGCTCTGTAATTAAGGTGAACTTTACTAGCTAGCTCATGCTATGAGGGTCTAAAATTGCTAAATTATGACTATTATAGATGGTATTGTACTCAATTTTTCgaattatatatgttatgtttGTCAAATGAGAATGGAACTTTGTTTGTTCCGTGGTATTATTCACTTCGGCTCAAAGGTGCATGTGCATGGCCATAAAGTTTCCTTAAAAAAACCCTTGTGGGTAAGGGCAGTTCCCTAAACGGTGTGCGATTGTCCCTCCCCAATAGTTCCTTGCCCTTTTCATTTGTCATAGCTTTTTTATGGATTATTGCCCCAATCTACATTCTGTGAAGCCTTGATGCTGCACTGGGAGCTCCTTCAAGAAGTCAAGCCTGATCAGTCatactcaaaaatcaaaatttttatagCTAGATGTAGGCTAAATGATGGCGGTTACTGCCAATTTCTTGCATTATCAGGACTGAGAAATCTGAATACTGTGATGTTTGGAACTAGGGTTTTTTTAGGGGAAAGGATAACACAgctatttttatgtatatatcttTAGTGAACGATCAACCaaagtttttatttcatttttagtttattttttgggACACCCTTTGGGCatcattttttaatcaatcaaagtTTTTCAATCAAGCCTCAATaaggtaattttattaaatagcATGGCATCTGATGAGCATAATTTTCTTGAGTGGCTTGCCTTCAAATCCTATTCTCTGTATGGATTAGAGTTACAACTGCCTTGCATGATCATTGATTTAAAATGGATGAAAAGTTACTTCAATTCTCATTCTTGTGCATTATTAGATGATATTTGCTTGGAGGGGGATGGAAAAGGTTAGAAGTATGGTGTTGATTCCGTGCATGTTATGGTTGTTACCTATATAGAGGTTATTCTTAATTGATAACTTGGTCATTGGCACCCCAGCTATGGAGTATATTTCTATGCCAGTCACTGATGGTTTTTGTGGTATGTGGTCAGAAACAAACCACAACACTGTGACCGAGACAGAAATATCAGTGTTTCTATGGACTTCAACTTAGTCGATATTGTCCCATCACAAAACAGATGCATGTGTCGGGAAAATTGACAGAAGACATTTGTTGGTGCTACCTCCAACATATATACTGAGATTGACATTAAGGAGTGCCATCACAAAACAGATACATATGTCAGGAAAATTGACAGGAGACATTTGTTGGTGCTACCTCCAACATATATACTGAGATTGACATTAAGGAGCAGCATATATCCtgtgtggtttttttttttaatattggtATGGAAAAGGGATTATTGTCCATTCCTACATGCCACAAATTTGTAGAACTTCATCACATATCACTTGTTTCCTTTGTCCTTGATTGAAGCTCCTAGCTTTCAAAGAAACTTTTGCCAGTATCAAATACCAGGTGATCTTCCAATTAGTAATGGGGTTTATCATTTACGCCTACTGCAGAGACCGATGCTCAATACCAGTGGACCTTATAACTAGGAACAAGATTCATCAAAAAGGTGTCCGCACTAATTATAAACAATACTTGATTACGCTTGTAGCAGGTGCTTGTCTTTGTTGGCTGATATCTTCTTGTTCTCACTAATATCAT is from Diospyros lotus cultivar Yz01 chromosome 2, ASM1463336v1, whole genome shotgun sequence and encodes:
- the LOC127794547 gene encoding uncharacterized protein LOC127794547 isoform X1, producing MSIAFYQQSFLANALSSTLKPTNKNRNKLVIPLNDRPISSVYQSDDPKDSSRKNENQLAKLAIVTLAAGVLTLGSVDPASAAKTGGRVGGQAFRSSAPQSSLPRINNSRTNVYVNPPVAPPLIGGYGYGFGVPYYGGWGWSPFSFFAPGPGVAIGVGGGFDTLVLFLFLGAVAAVIRRFFGSREEEDDY
- the LOC127794547 gene encoding uncharacterized protein LOC127794547 isoform X2, producing MSIAFYQQSFLANALSSTLKPTNKNRNKLVIPLNDRPISSVYQSDDPKDSSRKNENQLAKLAIVTLAAGVLTLGSVDPASAAKTGGRVGGQAFRSSAPQSSLPRINNSRVNIVLKEHSPFTFSDTLPFEEEVLFIFVNMFLSANALIFPLQRFHGPMFMSILQLPHP